One Candidatus Binatia bacterium genomic region harbors:
- a CDS encoding peptidylprolyl isomerase yields MGLLQRGKSLSGLVVVMLVLGISTPASARLVNRVIAVVDGFPITLYQYEQYIVHNTGGQKLGALSEEQKTDILDGLITDTLISMQAQQLGLNVTGQDVQAYMDQIMQANDLDQATLLAALAQQGLDEQGYRRQVRRELLKNQLVSRDIRQKVNITDEDVARFYKENPEQFSVPAAVELSHILFLVPPGATGDAADAVAEKARRAHLRLVSGESFAKVAREVSEAPDAPDGGKLGTIKKGQMMPEIERVAFVLPAGDISHPVRSPVGLHILKVDSRDQADLVPLDQIQEQIRDRLYAEAIQERFDSWADEDLREDHVIDIRI; encoded by the coding sequence ATGGGACTTTTACAAAGGGGAAAAAGCCTGAGCGGCCTGGTGGTCGTAATGCTCGTGTTGGGCATCAGTACGCCGGCATCGGCTCGATTGGTGAACCGCGTCATCGCGGTGGTCGACGGCTTTCCGATTACACTCTACCAATATGAACAGTATATTGTTCACAATACGGGTGGCCAGAAACTGGGGGCACTCAGCGAGGAACAAAAAACCGATATTCTCGACGGTCTGATTACGGATACCCTGATCTCGATGCAGGCGCAGCAGTTGGGCCTCAATGTCACAGGTCAGGACGTGCAGGCCTATATGGACCAGATCATGCAGGCCAACGATCTCGATCAGGCGACTCTTTTGGCGGCCCTCGCCCAGCAGGGTCTCGATGAACAGGGCTATCGACGCCAAGTCCGGCGTGAATTGCTGAAGAATCAGCTGGTTTCGCGGGATATTCGTCAGAAAGTGAATATCACGGACGAGGATGTTGCTCGCTTTTACAAGGAAAACCCGGAGCAATTCTCCGTTCCGGCGGCCGTCGAACTGAGTCATATCCTGTTTCTGGTTCCCCCGGGAGCAACCGGGGATGCGGCGGATGCGGTTGCGGAAAAGGCACGCCGAGCGCATCTGCGATTGGTGTCGGGGGAGAGTTTTGCCAAGGTCGCGCGCGAAGTTTCCGAGGCTCCGGATGCCCCAGACGGCGGCAAGCTGGGCACCATCAAGAAGGGTCAGATGATGCCCGAGATCGAAAGGGTCGCCTTTGTTCTGCCCGCGGGTGATATCAGCCATCCGGTGCGGAGCCCGGTGGGCCTGCACATCTTGAAAGTCGATTCTCGCGATCAGGCAGATCTCGTCCCTCTGGATCAGATCCAGGAGCAGATCCGTGACAGGCTCTATGCCGAGGCCATTCAGGAGCGATTCGATAGCTGGGCAGACGAGGATCTCCGCGAGGACCATGTCATCGATATCCGCATCTAA
- the pdxA gene encoding 4-hydroxythreonine-4-phosphate dehydrogenase PdxA, which translates to MSSISASKLASARIAVTLGDPAGVGAEVTLRALTSRPRPKGSFLLVGDPGSVEDAAARIGLAMDFPLVDSEAAAAGEIPTRGFPILLPAGVAPLKRSERKPGKPTLAGARMAYASLLAATGLALARRADAIVTAPLSKEWLARAQLARTGHTEILAKLTGAKGVRLMMVAGDLRVVLVTSHMALRDVPAALDIAGVRETIAITHRHLKLWWDLQRPKVAVAALNPHAGDGGVYGDEEDRILAPAIRKARASRINAFGPVPADALFSAMGPEHDAVVALYHDQGLIPIKQRDVHGAVNVTLGLPFVRTSPDHGTAFDRAGKAPADPRSMRAAIQLAMELAPRHRPPHA; encoded by the coding sequence ATGTCATCGATATCCGCATCTAAGCTCGCATCGGCCCGGATTGCGGTGACCCTCGGCGATCCGGCGGGTGTTGGTGCCGAGGTGACCCTCCGCGCCCTGACCTCGCGACCGCGGCCCAAGGGCTCGTTTTTGTTGGTGGGAGATCCCGGTTCGGTCGAGGATGCAGCGGCTCGTATCGGTTTGGCGATGGATTTTCCGCTGGTCGACTCCGAGGCAGCGGCCGCCGGGGAAATACCGACCCGAGGCTTTCCCATTTTGCTTCCCGCGGGGGTGGCCCCGCTGAAGCGTTCCGAGCGCAAGCCGGGAAAGCCGACTCTTGCGGGGGCACGGATGGCGTATGCCTCCCTGTTGGCGGCGACCGGGCTGGCTTTGGCACGCCGTGCTGATGCGATTGTGACGGCGCCGCTGAGCAAGGAGTGGTTGGCCCGTGCTCAACTGGCGCGCACGGGCCATACGGAGATTCTGGCCAAATTGACGGGTGCCAAAGGCGTTCGTCTGATGATGGTCGCAGGCGATCTGCGCGTTGTTCTGGTCACATCCCATATGGCTTTGCGCGATGTTCCCGCCGCTCTCGATATTGCCGGCGTTCGGGAGACGATCGCGATCACACACCGCCATTTGAAGCTTTGGTGGGATCTGCAGCGGCCCAAGGTGGCGGTGGCCGCCTTGAACCCGCATGCCGGGGATGGGGGCGTCTATGGCGACGAAGAGGACAGAATTCTTGCTCCCGCGATTCGGAAGGCGCGTGCGTCGAGAATCAATGCTTTCGGTCCGGTCCCGGCAGATGCTCTATTTTCCGCGATGGGTCCCGAACATGATGCGGTGGTCGCCCTTTACCACGACCAGGGATTGATCCCGATCAAGCAGAGGGACGTACACGGAGCGGTCAACGTGACATTGGGGCTTCCCTTTGTGCGGACTTCTCCCGACCACGGAACCGCTTTCGATCGAGCCGGAAAGGCTCCGGCCGACCCACGGAGCATGCGGGCGGCCATCCAGTTGGCGATGGAGCTCGCACCTCGACATCGCCCACCCCATGCCTGA
- a CDS encoding phosphomannomutase/phosphoglucomutase, protein MNPKIFREYDIRGIADEDFDADFARALGCALGTRARRAHPAKTPSLTVGRDCRATSDAYAEAVISGILSTGTNVMDIGMVPTPLLYFSLFELGVDGGVEITASHNPGEFNGFKICQGQEAIHGEAIYQLREEVLAGDFEIGAGEARKHDILPSYIAFCEGEIGTLSRPLKVVVDAGNAAAGPAAPQVLGALGCEVIPLHCEPDGRFPNHHPDPTVAENLVDLQAAVERERADLGVALDGDGDRIGVVAPGGQIIWGDELLVIFAREILARKPGAVIISEVKCSRRLYDEIDRLGGQGIMWKAGHSLIKAKMKETGAAIGGEMSGHMFFADRFFGYDDALYAAARLLEILASTEGDVLDLLAGLPPSFTTPEIRVDCEDDIKFAVAERAKEYLRKEREINDIDGVRADFGDGWGLVRASNTQPALVLRFEAQSEVRLAEIRRHVEEIVAKARAEVS, encoded by the coding sequence CTGAATCCGAAGATTTTTCGAGAATACGATATCCGCGGGATTGCCGATGAGGATTTCGATGCAGATTTCGCTCGTGCTCTGGGTTGCGCGCTGGGGACACGCGCGCGGCGCGCCCACCCGGCCAAGACGCCATCGCTGACGGTCGGTCGCGATTGCCGCGCGACATCGGATGCTTACGCGGAGGCAGTCATCTCCGGTATCCTGAGCACCGGCACCAATGTGATGGATATCGGCATGGTGCCAACTCCCTTATTGTATTTCTCCCTGTTTGAATTGGGGGTGGACGGGGGTGTCGAAATCACGGCAAGCCACAACCCCGGGGAGTTCAACGGCTTCAAGATCTGCCAGGGGCAGGAAGCGATTCACGGAGAGGCGATCTACCAACTCCGAGAGGAGGTTCTCGCCGGTGATTTCGAAATCGGTGCGGGCGAGGCCCGCAAGCACGATATCCTCCCTTCCTATATCGCTTTCTGCGAGGGGGAGATCGGGACCCTGTCCCGCCCATTGAAGGTCGTCGTGGATGCGGGCAATGCCGCTGCCGGACCGGCTGCGCCGCAGGTTTTGGGTGCATTGGGTTGCGAGGTCATTCCTCTGCACTGCGAGCCTGATGGGCGCTTCCCGAACCACCACCCCGATCCGACCGTTGCCGAGAACCTCGTCGATTTGCAGGCGGCCGTGGAACGCGAGCGAGCGGACCTCGGTGTTGCTCTGGATGGGGATGGGGACCGTATCGGAGTCGTTGCCCCGGGAGGCCAGATCATTTGGGGCGATGAACTGCTGGTGATTTTCGCCCGGGAAATTCTCGCCCGAAAGCCGGGCGCGGTGATTATCAGCGAGGTCAAATGCTCCCGGCGCCTTTATGACGAAATCGATCGACTGGGCGGCCAGGGGATCATGTGGAAGGCCGGGCACTCCCTGATCAAGGCCAAGATGAAGGAAACTGGAGCGGCGATCGGCGGCGAGATGAGCGGGCATATGTTTTTTGCCGACCGATTTTTCGGCTACGACGATGCCCTCTACGCCGCGGCCCGCCTGCTGGAAATTCTCGCGTCGACCGAAGGCGACGTCCTCGATCTGCTCGCCGGATTACCACCCTCCTTCACGACTCCCGAAATCCGGGTGGATTGTGAGGACGATATCAAGTTCGCGGTAGCCGAACGAGCCAAGGAATATCTCCGAAAAGAGAGAGAAATCAATGACATAGATGGAGTTCGGGCCGACTTCGGAGACGGTTGGGGCCTGGTCCGAGCCTCAAATACCCAGCCGGCACTGGTGTTGCGTTTCGAGGCGCAAAGCGAAGTCCGATTGGCTGAGATCCGCCGCCACGTAGAGGAAATTGTGGCCAAGGCAAGAGCCGAAGTGAGCTAG
- a CDS encoding Lrp/AsnC family transcriptional regulator, with protein sequence MKFGNGEDPGLDATDVAILQTLQQDCKSPLARIGDLVGLSAPSVSERIEKLEQSGVIRGYSAVLGSRELGLDVTAFIGVVVETPGGLSVFEETVVSIEGVLECHHVTGHHTLLLKVKAPTTEGLENLISRIRGLAGVVRTETTVVLSTHTERSQLPIGEHVTRRDGGSRRRNGRSSNSPRKLPARKTAQERQERQNHEN encoded by the coding sequence ATGAAATTCGGAAACGGTGAAGACCCGGGTCTCGACGCTACGGATGTCGCGATCTTGCAAACGCTGCAGCAGGACTGCAAGAGTCCGCTCGCCAGAATTGGCGACTTGGTAGGACTGTCCGCGCCGTCGGTAAGTGAGCGAATCGAGAAGCTGGAACAATCCGGCGTGATCCGCGGCTATTCAGCCGTTCTCGGCTCCAGAGAACTCGGTCTCGATGTCACAGCTTTTATCGGCGTCGTTGTGGAGACGCCAGGTGGCTTGAGTGTGTTCGAGGAAACCGTGGTCTCGATCGAGGGCGTCTTGGAATGCCATCACGTCACCGGCCATCATACCTTGCTTCTCAAGGTGAAGGCTCCGACCACGGAAGGGTTGGAAAATCTGATCAGCAGAATCCGCGGCCTCGCCGGAGTGGTGCGCACCGAGACTACCGTCGTCCTCTCCACCCATACCGAACGTTCCCAGTTGCCGATCGGGGAGCACGTCACTCGGCGCGATGGTGGTTCGAGGCGGAGAAATGGGCGGAGTTCGAATTCGCCACGCAAGCTGCCCGCCCGCAAGACGGCGCAGGAACGGCAGGAAAGGCAAAACCATGAAAATTGA
- the gltB gene encoding glutamate synthase large subunit, translating to MKQRFKDGAASGLYRPESESDACGVGFVVKMNGEQTHDIIGKGLEILDKLTHRGACGCDPETGDGCGILTQIPHGFFDREAASIQMPLPPQGRYAIGMVFLPRDVFQLNTCLELFEKAVHEEGQKFLGWRRVPVDDSQCGWLGRESMPEIRQIFIGAPEGTEAGQDFERKLYVIRKSVEEAVRQSGIPDSERFYVSSLSSTTIVYKGLLLPERVGEFYLDLKDPEFKSCMALVHQRFSTNTLPTWDRSHPYRLMAHNGEINTLRGNANWMRARESMFSSPSFGEDVRKISPVIEEMGSDSACFDNGLELLLRTGRSLPHAVMMMIPEAWQKHEGMSDEKKAFYEYHACLMEPWDGPASVAFTDGKVIGAILDRNGLRPSRYVVTKDGMVVMASEVGVLEIEPENVAQKSRLQPGRMFLVDTEAGRIIDDEEIKTEMMQRHPYREWLDNNLVQLKDLPEVDATAVPTGHEEGELVSLQQAFGYTNEDLKILMMPMARDGIEATGSMGTDTPLAALSDRPQLLYGYFKQLFAQVTNPPIDPIRGEMVMSLKTTIGSEQNLFEETPKHCRQLALEQPILTNEELARLKSFSHPGFFSTTLSTLYLAKDGTAGLEKALDALSEAAETAVDNGATILVLSDRGVDETHAPIPALLACGAVHQHLIRKGTRTHCGLVIESGEPREVQHYALLAGYGAGAINPYLAFETLEKMIRDGLMSDWTGREISYEEAVENYLKALGKGLMKVMSKMGISTLQSYRGAQIYEAVGVATSVIDKYFTRTASRIEGIDIGVIARETGMRHHHAFAVAPALDGELDVGGQYQWRRRGEHHMYNPETVAKLQHAVRAGNYKMFKQFSDLATDEDKRFCTIRGLLKFRQGRPVPLDEVEPASEIVKRFKTGAMSLGSISREAHENLAIAMNRLGGRSNTGEGGEDPVRYTPEENGDSRRSSIKQVASGRFGVTSHYLVNSDELQIKMAQGAKPGEGGQLPGHKVDDYIASIRYSTPGVGLISPPPHHDIYSIEDLSQLIHDLKNSNKHARVSVKLVSEIGVGTVAAGVSKAKADVVLVSGFSGGTGASPLTSVKHAGGPWELGLAETQQVLVMNDLRGRIRVETDGQLKTGRDVAIAALLGAEEFGFASAALIASGCIMMRVCHLNTCPVGIATQNPVLREKFAGKPEHVVNLMTFIAEEIREIMAELGFRTLQEMVGRVDLLDAREAIDHWKASGIDLTQILHKPEVPDSVAISCIEDQDHGLAGALDNQIIELARDALERRERVEFALPIRNVNRTACTMLSAEISRRHGVEGLPPETVNIHFSGSAGQSFGCFLANGVAIRLEGDANDYFGKGMSGGRMVVHPPAASTFVPEENSIVGNVSLYGATGGEVFLRGLAGERFCVRNSGVTAIVEGIGDHGCEYMTGGRVVVLGPTGRNFAAGMSGGIAYIFDPKKKFSDNLNAGMVELESLDSEDSEFVFDLIRRHQTYTQSTVAAEILADWDEQVHAFRKVMPTDYRRVLEERKRKAAEIPAATV from the coding sequence ATGAAGCAGCGATTCAAGGACGGAGCCGCCTCCGGTTTGTACCGCCCGGAATCCGAATCAGACGCTTGCGGGGTTGGCTTTGTCGTCAAGATGAACGGCGAGCAGACCCACGATATCATCGGTAAAGGTCTCGAGATTCTCGACAAGCTCACCCACCGCGGGGCCTGTGGCTGCGACCCGGAAACCGGAGACGGATGTGGAATTCTGACCCAGATTCCGCACGGTTTCTTCGACCGTGAGGCAGCGAGCATTCAGATGCCTCTGCCTCCGCAGGGCCGATATGCGATTGGCATGGTGTTTCTGCCCCGCGATGTCTTTCAGCTCAACACCTGTCTCGAACTGTTCGAAAAAGCAGTTCATGAAGAAGGCCAGAAATTTCTTGGATGGCGTCGTGTCCCGGTGGATGACTCCCAATGTGGTTGGTTGGGCCGCGAGTCGATGCCCGAGATTCGCCAGATTTTCATTGGCGCGCCGGAAGGAACAGAAGCGGGTCAGGACTTCGAGCGAAAACTCTATGTCATTCGCAAAAGCGTCGAGGAAGCGGTCCGGCAGTCCGGGATCCCCGATAGCGAGCGCTTCTATGTGTCGAGTCTTTCCTCGACGACAATCGTCTACAAGGGACTGCTGTTGCCGGAGCGAGTTGGGGAATTCTATCTCGATTTGAAGGATCCCGAATTCAAGAGCTGCATGGCGCTGGTCCACCAGCGATTCAGCACAAATACGCTTCCGACCTGGGATCGTTCCCACCCGTATCGTCTGATGGCGCATAACGGCGAGATCAATACTCTGCGCGGGAATGCGAATTGGATGCGTGCGCGTGAGAGCATGTTTTCCTCGCCTTCGTTTGGCGAAGATGTCCGGAAAATTTCGCCCGTGATCGAAGAGATGGGTTCAGATTCGGCCTGCTTCGACAACGGACTCGAGCTTTTGCTGCGAACCGGGCGATCTCTGCCGCATGCTGTCATGATGATGATCCCCGAAGCTTGGCAGAAGCATGAGGGGATGAGCGACGAGAAGAAAGCTTTCTACGAATATCATGCCTGCCTGATGGAACCTTGGGACGGGCCGGCGTCAGTGGCCTTCACCGATGGAAAAGTGATCGGTGCGATCCTCGACCGCAACGGATTGCGCCCCTCCCGCTACGTGGTGACCAAGGATGGAATGGTGGTCATGGCCTCGGAGGTCGGTGTTCTCGAAATCGAACCCGAAAACGTTGCCCAGAAAAGCCGGCTGCAGCCGGGTCGCATGTTTCTTGTGGATACCGAAGCGGGTCGCATCATTGACGATGAGGAGATCAAGACCGAGATGATGCAGCGCCACCCCTACCGGGAGTGGCTTGACAATAATCTCGTGCAACTGAAAGACCTGCCGGAGGTAGACGCGACGGCTGTGCCGACCGGGCACGAAGAAGGCGAGCTGGTCTCTCTGCAGCAAGCCTTCGGCTACACGAATGAGGATCTGAAGATTCTCATGATGCCGATGGCCAGAGATGGCATCGAGGCAACCGGTTCGATGGGAACCGACACGCCGCTCGCCGCACTATCGGATCGTCCGCAGCTTCTCTACGGCTACTTCAAACAACTTTTTGCTCAAGTCACCAACCCGCCAATCGACCCGATTCGGGGAGAGATGGTCATGTCGCTGAAGACGACCATTGGCTCGGAGCAAAACCTCTTTGAGGAGACTCCGAAACATTGTCGGCAGTTGGCTCTGGAGCAGCCGATTCTCACCAACGAAGAGCTCGCGCGCCTGAAGTCCTTCTCGCATCCCGGGTTTTTCTCGACAACCTTGTCGACTCTCTATCTGGCGAAGGACGGAACAGCCGGTCTCGAGAAGGCTCTCGATGCTCTCAGCGAAGCTGCGGAGACTGCCGTCGATAATGGAGCAACCATCCTCGTCCTTTCGGATCGTGGTGTGGACGAGACGCATGCTCCGATTCCGGCGTTGCTCGCCTGCGGGGCCGTCCATCAGCACTTGATTCGAAAAGGAACTCGAACGCATTGTGGTCTGGTTATCGAATCGGGAGAGCCACGCGAAGTGCAGCATTACGCTTTGCTCGCAGGCTACGGGGCTGGAGCCATCAACCCTTACCTGGCGTTCGAAACTCTCGAGAAAATGATCCGGGATGGCCTGATGTCTGATTGGACCGGGCGAGAGATCTCCTACGAGGAGGCTGTCGAGAACTATCTCAAGGCCCTCGGCAAAGGCCTGATGAAGGTGATGTCGAAGATGGGAATCTCGACCTTGCAGTCTTATCGAGGTGCCCAGATCTATGAGGCGGTTGGTGTAGCGACTTCGGTGATCGACAAATACTTTACGCGCACGGCCAGCCGGATCGAAGGCATTGATATCGGCGTTATCGCTCGCGAAACAGGGATGCGTCACCACCATGCCTTTGCGGTGGCACCGGCACTCGATGGTGAACTCGATGTTGGCGGCCAATACCAGTGGCGTCGTCGCGGTGAGCACCATATGTACAACCCGGAGACGGTCGCGAAACTCCAGCACGCCGTTCGTGCTGGTAACTACAAGATGTTCAAGCAGTTCAGCGACTTGGCGACAGACGAAGACAAGCGGTTCTGCACGATTCGTGGGCTGTTGAAGTTCCGTCAGGGGCGCCCGGTTCCTCTCGACGAGGTCGAGCCCGCATCGGAAATCGTAAAGCGTTTCAAAACCGGCGCGATGTCGCTTGGTTCGATCAGTCGCGAAGCCCATGAGAATCTGGCGATCGCGATGAACCGTTTGGGTGGTCGCTCGAACACCGGCGAAGGTGGGGAAGACCCCGTACGCTACACCCCCGAGGAAAACGGAGACTCGCGGCGGAGTTCCATCAAGCAGGTGGCTTCGGGCCGTTTCGGCGTGACAAGTCACTACCTCGTCAACTCCGACGAGCTCCAGATCAAGATGGCGCAAGGTGCGAAGCCGGGCGAAGGTGGACAGCTTCCCGGACATAAGGTGGACGACTATATCGCGAGCATTCGGTACTCGACCCCGGGTGTCGGTCTGATTTCACCCCCACCGCATCATGATATTTATTCGATCGAGGACCTCTCGCAGCTGATTCACGATCTCAAGAACTCCAACAAGCATGCGCGGGTCAGCGTGAAGCTGGTGAGCGAGATCGGTGTCGGCACAGTGGCGGCCGGTGTCTCGAAAGCCAAAGCCGATGTGGTTCTGGTTTCGGGTTTTTCAGGTGGGACCGGGGCTTCACCCCTTACCTCGGTGAAGCATGCCGGTGGACCGTGGGAGCTCGGCCTGGCCGAAACGCAGCAAGTGTTGGTGATGAATGATCTGCGCGGAAGAATTCGCGTGGAGACGGACGGCCAGCTCAAGACCGGTCGTGACGTTGCGATCGCGGCGCTTCTCGGGGCCGAGGAATTCGGCTTTGCCAGTGCGGCGCTGATCGCCTCGGGCTGCATCATGATGCGGGTTTGTCATTTGAACACGTGTCCCGTCGGAATCGCGACTCAGAATCCCGTGCTGCGTGAGAAGTTTGCCGGCAAGCCTGAGCATGTGGTCAATCTGATGACTTTCATCGCGGAGGAGATCCGCGAGATCATGGCCGAGCTTGGCTTCCGGACTCTTCAGGAGATGGTCGGCCGGGTGGATTTGCTGGACGCGCGCGAGGCGATCGATCATTGGAAAGCAAGCGGGATTGATCTGACCCAGATTCTCCACAAGCCCGAGGTTCCCGATTCGGTCGCGATCTCGTGCATTGAAGATCAGGACCATGGTCTTGCCGGAGCTTTGGACAATCAGATTATCGAATTGGCTCGCGATGCTCTCGAGCGGCGAGAGCGGGTGGAGTTCGCTTTGCCCATCCGCAACGTGAACCGGACGGCCTGCACGATGCTCTCCGCCGAAATTTCCCGCCGGCATGGGGTTGAGGGTTTACCGCCCGAGACCGTCAACATTCATTTTAGCGGATCTGCCGGTCAAAGTTTTGGCTGTTTCCTTGCCAACGGTGTGGCCATTCGGCTCGAGGGTGATGCCAACGATTATTTCGGCAAGGGGATGTCCGGCGGCCGCATGGTGGTCCATCCGCCGGCCGCTTCGACTTTTGTCCCGGAAGAAAACAGCATTGTCGGAAACGTGTCTCTATATGGAGCCACCGGCGGTGAGGTTTTCCTGCGAGGTCTCGCTGGAGAGCGTTTCTGTGTTCGAAATTCGGGCGTCACAGCGATCGTGGAGGGTATCGGCGATCACGGCTGTGAGTATATGACGGGCGGTCGGGTGGTCGTACTTGGCCCCACGGGTCGGAACTTCGCGGCGGGTATGAGCGGGGGGATCGCGTATATCTTCGACCCGAAGAAAAAGTTTTCCGACAACCTGAATGCAGGTATGGTGGAGTTGGAATCTTTGGACTCCGAGGACAGCGAGTTTGTCTTCGATCTGATCCGGCGTCACCAGACCTATACGCAGAGCACGGTCGCGGCCGAGATTTTGGCAGATTGGGATGAGCAGGTACACGCCTTCCGGAAAGTGATGCCCACGGACTATCGACGGGTTCTGGAAGAGCGTAAACGCAAGGCCGCCGAAATACCGGCGGCGACGGTTTAA
- a CDS encoding glutamate synthase subunit beta produces the protein MGKATGFLEVTRELPGRRPVEDRLKDYRELEGKHAEGEMREQASRCMDCGIPFCHTGCPLGNIIPDWNDLVFRGRWEDAIDRLHSTNNFPEFTGRICPAPCEEACVLNINSDPVTIKQVEKQIIERAWEEGWVKPCPPENKTGKQIAIIGSGPAGLASAQQLARAGHDVTVFERESRAGGLLRYGIPDFKMEKHLIDRRVEQMEAEGVTFRTHTAVGVDITAEEISEQFDAVMIAAGSTSPRDLEVPGRELNGVHFAMDFLPQQNKVVAGDEVAGQIMATGKHVVIIGGGDTGSDCLGTSNRHGAESVTQFELLPQPPEGREEGIAPWPYWPMIMRTSSSHEEGVERQWSINTKKLTGDADGNVNELHGIRLEWTPAEDGGRPQMKEVPDSEFVLKADLVLLAMGFLGPEKPLLEQFGVELDGRGNVVADSDYATSVPGVFACGDARRGQSLVVWAIWEGREAARGVDAFLMGATELPASPLAV, from the coding sequence ATGGGTAAGGCGACAGGTTTTCTCGAGGTCACAAGAGAACTTCCCGGCCGGCGTCCCGTCGAGGACCGGTTGAAGGATTATCGCGAGCTGGAAGGCAAGCATGCGGAAGGCGAGATGCGCGAGCAGGCTTCGCGTTGCATGGATTGCGGCATTCCGTTTTGCCACACCGGCTGTCCTCTCGGGAATATTATTCCGGACTGGAACGACCTGGTTTTCCGCGGTCGATGGGAGGATGCGATTGACCGCCTGCATTCCACCAACAACTTCCCGGAATTCACCGGACGGATCTGTCCCGCACCCTGCGAAGAAGCTTGTGTGCTCAACATCAATAGTGATCCGGTCACAATCAAGCAGGTCGAGAAACAGATCATCGAACGAGCCTGGGAGGAGGGGTGGGTCAAGCCCTGTCCGCCGGAGAACAAGACGGGCAAGCAAATTGCGATTATTGGTTCCGGGCCCGCCGGGCTGGCATCGGCTCAGCAGCTGGCGCGCGCCGGCCATGACGTAACCGTCTTCGAGCGAGAGAGTCGCGCGGGTGGTCTGCTCCGATATGGAATTCCCGATTTCAAAATGGAGAAACACCTGATCGACCGACGCGTCGAGCAGATGGAAGCGGAGGGCGTTACCTTTCGCACCCATACGGCTGTTGGCGTCGATATCACGGCAGAAGAAATTTCAGAGCAATTCGATGCGGTAATGATTGCTGCCGGTTCGACATCTCCCCGAGACCTCGAGGTGCCGGGCCGTGAACTCAATGGAGTTCACTTCGCGATGGACTTTCTGCCCCAGCAGAACAAGGTTGTTGCCGGTGACGAAGTGGCTGGTCAGATCATGGCGACGGGGAAGCACGTTGTCATCATTGGTGGCGGCGATACCGGCTCGGATTGTCTGGGCACGTCAAACCGGCACGGTGCCGAGTCCGTGACCCAATTCGAGCTTTTGCCGCAACCGCCGGAGGGTCGCGAGGAAGGGATCGCGCCCTGGCCCTATTGGCCAATGATCATGCGCACTTCGTCTTCGCATGAGGAGGGTGTCGAGCGGCAGTGGAGTATCAATACCAAAAAGCTCACTGGCGACGCTGACGGTAACGTCAACGAGTTGCACGGCATCCGTTTGGAGTGGACACCTGCCGAAGACGGAGGCCGTCCGCAAATGAAGGAAGTGCCAGACAGCGAATTTGTCCTCAAAGCTGATCTGGTGCTTCTGGCGATGGGCTTTTTGGGACCGGAAAAACCGCTCCTGGAACAATTCGGCGTCGAACTCGATGGACGTGGCAACGTGGTTGCGGACAGCGATTATGCGACCAGCGTTCCCGGCGTCTTTGCTTGCGGGGATGCCCGGCGAGGCCAGTCGTTGGTGGTCTGGGCGATCTGGGAGGGTCGTGAGGCTGCCCGTGGCGTCGATGCATTTTTGATGGGTGCTACCGAACTTCCGGCGAGTCCGCTCGCCGTCTGA